The following are from one region of the Salvia hispanica cultivar TCC Black 2014 chromosome 1, UniMelb_Shisp_WGS_1.0, whole genome shotgun sequence genome:
- the LOC125202319 gene encoding aluminum-activated malate transporter 8-like, translated as MLLQANFAWWELGHGRFKFNHPWKLYLNIGSLVRECACQIETLSGCINSKSQVVCEFQQKIQPSCVEMSIESSKALRELAEAIKEMRFPSAAVEIHLQNSKAAAEDLKKIMENSSLPTIAGLQEIVPILVIASVLIDIIKFVEKISTSVDELSQKAGFKQRNKQAQVKPVHDQVVIDVVEIKTNDSPSQI; from the exons atgttaTTACAGGCGAATTTTGCATGGTGGGAACTTGGACACGGTCGTTTTAAGTTTAATCATCCATGGAAACTCTACTTGAACATCGGTAGCCTTGTCAGGGAATGTGCTTGCCAAATTGAAACACTTAGTGGTTgcataaattcaaaatctcag GTTGTATGCGAGTTCCAACAAAAGATCCAACCATCATGTGTGGAAATGAGCATAGAATCAAGTAAGGCACTGAGGGAATTAGCTGAAGCAATTAAAGAAATGAGATTCCCATCAGCAGCCGTTGAAATCCATCTACAGAACTCCAAAGCTGCAGCTGAggatcttaaaaaaataatggagaaTTCCTCACTGCCAACTATAGCAGGTCTTCAAGAAATTGTGCCAATTCTTGTGATAGCATCAGTGCTGATCGACATCATTAAATTCGTAGAGAAAATATCAACTTCTGTTGATGAACTATCGCAGAAAGCAGGCTTTAAACAGAGGAACAAACAAGCACAAGTGAAGCCAGTTCATGATCAAGTTGTGATAGATGTTGTTGAGATTAAGACAAACGACTCACCGTCGCAGATCTAG
- the LOC125197185 gene encoding disease resistance protein RUN1-like — MAELSERRDKQNLKASLSELDVKHCPMLRALPDGLHDLDSLEQLSIRGWRNLKSIAYPSGGRSFPSLCSLEIHDCHELVMMVKPLAPFLKKVSVVELKSLQNLPRFLRCLEKSQFLEQLTVVAVPIFMFNSSGYIWPFRRLKKLEIDISRLWSEENRVAINARIDYILQECHFSLGELTLTGLDVWKCLPKSIQHLKVLHSLELEGFGEEALPEWFGHLSSLTKLCLSDFTNLRGLPSMQSLTKLQEFHIRDCPKLRIDSERNKLSSHTLIYVNGHKL; from the exons ATGGCTGAGCTAAGCGAGAGGAGAGACAAACAGAATTTGAAGGCGAG TCTCTCTGAATTGGATGTAAAGCATTGCCCCATGTTGAGAGCATTACCAGATGGTTTACACGATCTAGATTCTCTGGAGCAGTTGTCTATAAGAGGCTGGCGAAATCTGAAGTCCATAGCGTATCCAAGTGGTGGGAGGAGCTTTCCATCCCTCTGCAGTTTGGAGATTCATGATTGCCATGAGCTGGTGATGATGGTGAAGCCATTGGCGCCTTTTCTCAAGAAAGTGTCTGTGGTGGAGCTAAAGAGCCTTCAGAATCTACCTAGGTTTCTTCGTTGCTTGgaaaaatcacaatttctTGAACAACTCACCGTTGTTGCTGTCCCTATATTCATGTTCAATTCTAGTGGCTATATCTGGCCTTTTCGcaggttgaaaaaattggagaTCGATATTAGCAGGCTATGGTCAGAAGAGAATAGAGTGGCCATTAATGCGAGAATCGACTACATATTGCAAGAGTGTCACTTTTCACTTGGTGAACTAACTTTGACAGGGCTAGATGTATGGAAGTGTTTGCCAAAATCAATTCAACATCTCAAGGTTCTTCATAGTTTAGAGTTGGAGGGTTTTGGAGAAGAAGCATTGCCTGAATGGTTTGGACATCTCTCATCTCTGACAAAGTTGTGCCTATCTGATTTTACAAACTTGAGGGGTCTTCCCTCAATGCAGAGCCTCACCAAATTACAGGAGTTTCACATTCGCGACTGTCCAAAATTACGGATTGACTCTGAGAGGAACAAGTTGTCAAGTCACACCCTCATCTACGTCAATGGTCACAAGCTTTAG